In the genome of Mangifera indica cultivar Alphonso chromosome 9, CATAS_Mindica_2.1, whole genome shotgun sequence, the window GAAGACTTTTCCACAGGAGCAGCAGAATATATTGCTACAGCCGGTACAAGGCAGTTTGCTAGGAGAGAGGGAGCTGAGCTGAATGAGCCATCTGTTTCAAAATCAAATGCTGCCAAATCCAATTCAAACCATTCTTTTTGTTCATCCTGACGATCATTACTAGCCTCATCTTTGCCATTGTTGACAACATCAGAGCCCTGAGAATGTGCTGGGGGTGATGGGAAAGTTATGAGGTTTTCTGGTAATATTGGTAGGTCAAATTCGGGAGGTGATGAGATAGTCATGACATTTTCTGGTGGAATGTGTGGTGATGGGAGAGTTATGAGGTTCTCAGGCAGGGCTTGTTGCTCAGATCCCAGAGGTGGGTGTGATAAAGAGGTTAATGGCGTTCTAGGCTTTTCCTCCCAATCAAAGGGAACTGATGCAATGAGTTTGACCGGATCCATTTGGACCAGACTAACTGAAGAAGTCCCTTGTCTCCAGTCTCTTTTAGCTATACCCGGCTTTTCTTCCCAAAGAAAAGGTACAGCTGGTGGTTGCCTGACATTCTTTCTCCTAGAACGTCCCATAGTTTCCTTTCCGGCCATTCTGGTATGAAAGCTACAATCCCTTATGCTTTGCTATATGCACTCTACCTGTTTTTATACATGTAAAATTGGTTTACAATGTGGATTAGAGATGTTTGGTGGTGAACCTAAAGATGCTAACGGCACCATTTTCATATCTGAAGAAAGTAGCTCTACCTGCACACTCATTGCTCTTTGGCTTAAGTTAGTAATATTGGTTTATACTAATGGGACCATTTTGCGGATTTGGTATGTCAACTCTGCGCCCATTCGGATTTCTGTTAAGCCATGTTATAAGTCAAGTCGTCACAGTTTGTTAATGCTGAATTTTAAGGTAGCAGTTGAAGTCTTGTCATTCTGGACGTAGTGATCTCCAATTTCTAACCTTAAATTGGTTGTCTTTTAGTGAGGGGGAGGGTTGAGTGTTTTAGAAGAAATGTGGAAGGTCAAAACACTTATTTCcaccccacccaaggt includes:
- the LOC123225673 gene encoding uncharacterized protein LOC123225673 — translated: MAGKETMGRSRRKNVRQPPAVPFLWEEKPGIAKRDWRQGTSSVSLVQMDPVKLIASVPFDWEEKPRTPLTSLSHPPLGSEQQALPENLITLPSPHIPPENVMTISSPPEFDLPILPENLITFPSPPAHSQGSDVVNNGKDEASNDRQDEQKEWFELDLAAFDFETDGSFSSAPSLLANCLVPAVAIYSAAPVEKSSLSDEIDITSTPDSETYSSTSSYATGFSSLVGASFLEHLFPLLSPNAGFLEKVGCSEMDHITQPVLKSKESGDESNSSVVVRRPTTLGELIMMSRRRSYQRKAAQMRKQNLSMVNYQIAVSFSPSLVLPFGNRLQ